GATACCCTGGTAGTCCACGCCCTAAACGATGTATACTAGTTGTTGCTAAGCTAGTCTTGGCAGTAATGCACCTAACGGATTAAGTATACCGCCTGGGGAGTACGGTCGCAAGATTAAAACTCAAAGGAATAGACGGGGACCCGCACAAGCGGTGGAGCATGTGGTTTAATTCGAAGATACGCGAAGAACCTTACCCGGACTTGATATCTAACAAATCATCTAGAGATAGAAGAGTGTCTGCTTGCAGAAATGTTAAGACAGGTGCTGCACGGCTGTCGTCAGCTCGTGTCGTGAGATGTTGGGTTAAGTCCCGCAACGAGCGCAACCCACGTCATTAGTTGCTAACAGTTCGGCTGAGCACTCTAATGAGACTGCCTTCGTAAGGAGGAGGAAGGTGTGGACGACGTCAAGTCATCATGGCCCTTATGTCCGGGGCGACACACGTGCTACAATGGCATATACAATGAGAAGCAATATCGCGAGATGGAGCAAATCTATAAAATATGTCCCAGTTCGGATTGGAGTCTGCAACTCGACTCCATGAAGCCGGAATCGCTAGTAATCGTAGATCAGCCATGCTACGGTGAATACGTTCCCGGGTCTTGTACTCACCGCCCGTCACACCATGGGAGTTGATTTCACTCGAAGCCGGAATACTAAATTAGTTACCGTCCACAGTGGAATCAGCGACTGGGGTGAAGTCGTAACAAGGTAACCGTAGGAGAACCTGCGGTTGGATCACCTCCTTTCTAGAGTACATATAGATATTCTCTCACAAGATATCTATAAGAAAGATATTCTCAATCATCCTTGTTTAGTTTTGAAAGATTGATAGACCTATAGGGGCCTATAGCTCAGCTGGTTAGAGTGCACCCCTGATAAGGGTGAGGTCACAAGTTCAAGTCTTGTTAGGCCCACCAGAGAATTTAATTGGGGAATTAGCTCAGCTGGGAGAGCGCCTGCTTTGCACGCAGGAGGTCAGCGGTTCGATCCCGCTATTCTCCACCATAAAATAGTTTAACAGTAAAAGTCTATATTAAGTGTTTTTAGAAACATTTACTTTAGACTTTTAAGCGTACTTAATCTTTATTGATGACAAAGTTGCCGAAAGCAACTTTGTGCTTTAGGGGTTTCTAAAGGGTGTAACTCTTTGGTCGTAAAGACTAGCTTGCTAGTCTGCGAAGTCTAAATGTTCTTTTAATTAATATTGTTAATAGTCACAAGCAAGTTTTAAAAACAATTTTACAGGACTTGTTAAAGATTTAAATTTCTATCATCTTTGCATTTAATGCAAAAGTTTGACATCACAATCTATTTAGGATTTAAAACTTATCTAAATAGTAGTCAATGCTTTCCGTCTTGAGAGCTAGAATTTAAATGTAGTAACATAAAGTTATCTTTAACAAGGAAGTGATGCGAATTAGAATAATCTAATATAGAAAAGGTAAGCTACAAAGAGCAAGTGGTGGATGCCTTGGCTAGTAGAGGCGATGAAAGACGTGCCAGGCTGCGATAAGTCTCGGGGAGCCGTCAAGGGGCTTTGATCCGGGAATTTCTGAATGGGGCAACCCAACTAATAGAGATATTAGTTACCGTATAACGGAGCAAACGAGGGGAATTGAAACATCTTAGTACCCTCAGGAAAAGAAATCAAAAGAGATTACGCTAGTAGCGGCGAGCGAACGCGTAAGAGGGCAAACCACTAGTTTACTAGTGGGGTTGTAGGACTGCAATATAGACTAAACTTAGCTAATAGAACGACCTGGAAAGGTTAGGCACAGAGGGTGATACCCCCGTATATGAAAGCTTTGTTTTACTTAGCAGTATCCTGAGTAGGGCGGAACACGTGATATTCTGTCTGAAGCTGGGTAGACCACTATCCAACCCTAAATACTACTACTAGACCGATAGTGCACAAGTACCGTGAGGGAAAGGTGAAAAGAACTGAGGTGATCAGAGTGAAATAGAACCTGAAACCATTTGCTTACAATCATTCAGAGCCCTATGATTTATCAGGGTGATGGACTGCCTTTTGCATAATGAGCCTGCGAGTTGTGATGTCTGGCAAGGTTAAGGAAACCCGGAGCCGTAGCGAAAGCGAGTCTTAATAGGGCGTTTAGTCAGACGTTGCAGACCCGAAACGATGTGATCTATCCATGAGCAGGTTGAAACCGGTGTAAGAGCCGGTGGAGGACCGAACCCGCTAGCGTTGAAAAGCTATGGGATGACTTGTGGATAGGGGTGAAAGGCCAATCAAACATCGTGATAGCTGGTTCTCTCCGAAATATATTTAGGTATAGCGTCATGTAGTAACACTAGGGGGTAGAGCACTGAATGGGCTAGGGCATACACCAATGTACCAAACCCTATCAAACTCCGAATACCTAGTGTGTAATCATGGCAGTCAGGCGGCGAGTGATAAAATCCGTCGTCGAGAGGGGAACAACCCAGACTAACAGCTAAGGTCCCTAAATCTCATTTAAGTGGAAAACGATGTGGAGTTACTTAAACAACCAGGAGGTTGGCTTAGAAGCAGCCATCCTTTAAAGAAAGCGTAATAGCTCACTGGTCTAGTGATTCTGCGCGGAAAATATAACGGGGCTAAAATGAGTACCGAAGCTTTAGACTTAGTTTTACTAAGTGGTAGGAGAGCGTTGTATTTGCGTTGAAGGTATACCGGTAAGGAGTGCTGGAGCGAATACAAGTGAGCATGCAGGCATGAGTAGCGATAATTGGGGTGAGAATCCCCAACGCCGTAAACCCAAGGTTTCCTACGCGATGCTCGTCATCGTAGGGTTAGCCGGGTCCTAAGCAAAGTCCGAAAGGGGTATGCGATGGAAAATTGGTTAATATTCCAATGCCAACTATAATGTGCGATGGAAGGACGCTTAGAGTTAGAGGAGCCAGCGGATGGAATAGCTGGTCTAAGAGTGTAGGTTGGAGTTCAGGCAAATCCGAATTCCTTTAAGCCGAGACTACGAAAGGTGCGTGAAGTTCTTCGGAATGAATCGTAATTCCTTAATACTGTCGAGCCAAGAAAAGTTTCTAAGTTTAGTTATAGTTGCCCGTACCGTAAACCGACACAGGTGGGTGGGATGAGTATTCTAAGGCGCGTGGAAGAACTCTCTTCAAGGAACTCTGCAAAATAGCACCGTATCTTCGGTATAAGGTGTGCCTAACTTTGTGAAGGATTTACTCCGTAAGCATTGAAGGTTACAACAAAGAGTCCCTCCCGACTGTTTACCAAAAACACAGCACTCTGCTAACTCGTAAGAGGATGTATAGGGTGTGACGCCTGCCCGGTGCTCGAAGGTTAATTGATGACGTTAGCTCTGCGAAGCGTTTGATCGAAGCCCGAGTAAACGGCGGCCGTAACTATAACGGTCCTAAGGTAGCGAAATTCCTTGTCGATTAAATATCGACCTGCATGAATGGCGTAACGAGATGGGAGCTGTCTCGAAGAGGGATCCAGTGAAATTGTAGTGGAGGTGAAAATTCCTCCTACCCGCGGCAAGACGGAAAGACCCCGTGGACCTTTACTACAGCTTGACACTGCTATTGGGATAAAAATGTGCAGGATAGGCGGGAGGCTTTGATCCATAGACGCCAGTTTATGGTGAGCCATTGTTGAGATACCGCTCTTTTTTATTCTGATAGCTAACTAGCTTGAGTTATCCTCAAGTAGGACAATGTCTGGTGGGTAGTTTGACTGGGGCGGTCGCCTCCCAAAATGTAACGGAGGCTTACAAAGGTTGGCTCAGAACGGTTGGAAATCGTTCGTAGAGTATAAAGGCATAAGCCAGCTTAACTGCGAGACATACACGTCAAGCAGAGACGAAAGTCGGTCTTAGTGATCCGGTGGTTCTGTGTGGAAGGGCCATCGCTCAAAGGATAAAAGGTACCCCGGGGATAACAGGCTGATCTCCCCCAAGAGCTCACATCGACGGGGAGGTTTGGCACCTCGATGTCGGCTCATCGCATCCTGGGGCTGGAGCAGGTCCCAAGGGTATGGCTGTTCGCCATTTAAAGCGGTACGCGAGCTGGGTTCAGAACGTCGTGAGACAGTTCGGTCCCTATCTGCCGTGGGCGTAAGAAGATTGAGGAGAGTTGACCCTAGTACGAGAGGACCGGGTCGAACCAACCACTGGTGTACGAGTTGTCCTGCCAAGGGCACCGCTCGGTAGCTATGTTGGGATGTGATAACTGCTGAAAGCATCTAAGCAGGAAGCCAACTCCAAGATGAATCTTCTTTTAAGAGCTCATATAGACTATGTGTTTGATAGGCTGGGTGTGTAATGGATGAAAGTCCTTTAGCTGACCAGTACTAATAGCTCGTCTGCTTATCTTTTAATAAGCATCACTTCCTTGTTAAGGATAAAAACTTAATAAGATATGTTTTTACAAAACTTTGTTTATGACTTTTAACTTTATTTAGTAGTGTTAAATAAGAGATTTAGCTAATATATCTTTTATTTAACACTGCCCGTGACTATACAGACGAGGAAACGCCTTGCTCCATCTCGAACCAAGAAGCTAAGCTCGTCCTGGCTGATGATACTCTCCCTTACTGGGATGTTGGAAAAGTAGGTCGTTGCGGGCTTTGTTGTTTATCTGCTTTAATTCTTATATTATTAATTCTGGTTTTTATTAGTGATACTTTCTATTTAAGTATAAAATATTGGTTTGTACTTTTTTAATTAGTTTTTATTGATTAAATGTAGTGTTTTTTATATTTGTTTTTATGTTATAGGGTTACCTAAATCGCATTATTTTAAGCTAAAATAAAAATCTCTAAAATTTAGATATATTTTGGCATATTTACATTTACTTGTAGTAGCAAGATATAAAGTTTCAGTTGAAGATTTATATACCATTTATGTAAAATTACTATTAGTGCAAATTTATTTTTTAGAAGGTCTTATGCTCTAGTAAGCCTTGATTATTCAGGCATATTTCTAATAATCAGATTAAATTTACATTTTTATATAGTTTGTTAAACCTTAAATAATGTATTATTGGTTTATTTTTAAAACAACCTTTTAGCTATTTAAAACATATGTCTTTTACTATTAAATTTTAGCATACTAATTTTCAAAACTTTACAAAAAATGAATTTTGTTTATTCCTAGAAATTTTATTTTTTATATTTCTGATATTACATTGCTATTATTTAAATAATTTATTCTTAACTTCTAATAATTTTTATAGTTTGATCGATTAATAATAAAATTATAATAAAAAAATATACTTAACTTATTGGTTTTATAGTTATGAATTTATTTTACTTTGTTGTTATTTTTTATACATTTTGCATGAAGCTCGTCACTTAAGAACTCCGGTTTGATCTCGCAAAGTTCTATTTCTTGGTAGCTCTCACCAAATGCTTTTGGGTTGACAAGCAAATTCATATAGTACTTTGCAGAATAAAGGCTTTTTAGATTCTGCTGTACAAAGAAATTATCAAGTCCAGCAAATTCATAATCATATTGTCTTATCTTTTCAAGGATACTTACGATCGGATGTTTGTCCATCTTTTCTGATTTAGTCAGCACAGTGTGTAGGCTTTTCCAAAAGTCGTCTTTGGCGATAATATATTGTTTATATGATTCGTTTCCAAAAAGTGCTATTTCTTTGGCTTTTTTAGTATCTTTTGGGCTATTATTCTCAATATACCCAAGTTTATTTTGTATGATAAAAAGCTCATTTGTGTGTCCACAAGAAGCGTCTTTGCAAACTCTTAAATTCTTGTATCCTTGTAGTGTTTTAAGATAATCATTGCCAGACACGGCAAGTTTTAAAAGGTAGGACACTCTGTCATTCCATTTTTGTAAGTAGAGTCTGTCTAATGTTTTTTGGTTTTTACCATCGGTTTCTATATATGTTCCAGCATATTTTATCCGTTCGGTTGCCAAAAAGATATCTAAAAATTCTTTTTGCTTTTCCGAAGATAGTTGTTTTAGTTCGGTTAAATTTGTAATTTTTTCTTGTAACTCTTTTGCCTTTGTGTCAAGTTCTATTACTTTATCAGAAGCAAATAAAGTGCTAAGTAATACAAAAGTTATTATCAAGAATATTCTTTTCATATTGTATCCTTTAAAATTTTTATGCTAAGAATACCAATTCTGTTAGGGTGGCGCAATAAATTTGCATTGCAAAAAGCAAATTTATCAAATTACATCTTTAAAGTCAAACTAAGTATCCTAATTTGCATTGTGGCTAACTTATTTTTGTAGTTCTTATATATTTTTTAATTAGTTGATTTTAGCCTTTTAAATATATTTTTCAAATTTTAATTTTTAAAACCTTTTATCCTACCTTTATAAAATTCTCTTGGTTTTTAAAAAATGGTTTTAGTGCCTCATAAGCTGCTTGGATCTTTTTAAATTTAGTGTTATACTCGTTTTTGATGCTTTCGCTCTTGTTTGAGTGTCTATCTGGGTGGTAAATTTTAGCAAGGGCTAGGTAGCTATCTCTTACGGCTTCAAAGCTATCATTGTTTGAGCAGCCTAAAATTTCAAAATTTTCTTCTAGTAAATTTGCCAAAGCGCTGAAGCGACTTTTAAATTTGGCTGAGTTTTGGATCTTGTAGTTTCTCTTGAATTCTTTAAATTTGACTTCATTGTAGTTAAAATTTACTATAAATTTTAGATGTTCGCGTCTTGAAATGATCTCTTCTATCAAGTCAAAGTCGCTATCTTTTTTTATTTTTAGGCTAAATTTATGATTTTTTTCATCAAATTTAGACTCATTGCCTTTAAAATTTTGCAAAATGTAGCTAGCAAAAGCTCTTGGAGTATTGTTTAGCGTAAAGATCATCTCGTCATTAAAAAAATCTATGTCGATATTGTAGATGTTTGTTAGGGCGTTTCTTTGCACTAAAGATAGTTTTATGGTTTTGTATTTTGCAAAGGTCACGTCAAGCTCGTTGCCCTGTTTTTCGTAGAGTTTTTTTATAAATTTTAAGAAGCATTTTCGTTGCGGGATCTCGCTCTCTTCGTAAAAAGAGATGATCTTGTCTTTGTTTGCTAGGGTTTTTGTGAAATTTTTACTTATCAGTGCGCGAAGCTCGCAAAAAAGAGCATCGCTATCGGTTAAAATGCTTAAAGATTCTAAAGTTTGGGTTATATTCATGGGTTTCTCCATTCAAAATATCCCCATTTAAAGCAACTAGCGTTCCAAAGTTAAATTTTCCTGATATTGCTATCTTTTGTATATGCCAAAAACTCATCTTTTAGCTTTTGTTCTTTGTGTAAGATTGCCTCCTCTTTTGTGTGAGAAAGAGCCTCTTTTTGCGGCTTTTTAGCCACGCCTTGCTCTTTTGCAAGCTCTTTTTTGATCTCTTTTAGACTATCGAAAAAATCGTTCATTTTTGCTCCTTTTGCACAAAGGATTTTACTAAAAAGGTTATAAATTTAAAATGAATAC
This genomic stretch from Campylobacter concisus harbors:
- a CDS encoding adenylosuccinate lyase; translated protein: MNITQTLESLSILTDSDALFCELRALISKNFTKTLANKDKIISFYEESEIPQRKCFLKFIKKLYEKQGNELDVTFAKYKTIKLSLVQRNALTNIYNIDIDFFNDEMIFTLNNTPRAFASYILQNFKGNESKFDEKNHKFSLKIKKDSDFDLIEEIISRREHLKFIVNFNYNEVKFKEFKRNYKIQNSAKFKSRFSALANLLEENFEILGCSNNDSFEAVRDSYLALAKIYHPDRHSNKSESIKNEYNTKFKKIQAAYEALKPFFKNQENFIKVG